From a single Anomalospiza imberbis isolate Cuckoo-Finch-1a 21T00152 chromosome 16, ASM3175350v1, whole genome shotgun sequence genomic region:
- the NUDT16L1 gene encoding tudor-interacting repair regulator protein isoform X1 — MAAVGTMAAMGPLPAMGALPPLPTLGVPGVPELKPLTRYEAMRLGPGWSHSCHAMLYAPNPGMLFGRIPLRYAVLMQMRFDGLLGFPGGFVDRRYWSLEDGLNRVLGLGLGCVRLTEADYLCSHLTEGPHRVVAHFYARQLTLEELHTIEISAVHSRDHGMEVMGMVRVPLYTQKDRMGGLPNFLANSFVGTAKFQLLFALKILNMVPEEKLAEAVAATQRPKKAAIDHGGGAAGHHHRAGNELARAGNELGERAEHPGLVHAGAEQHLVGLEGQGLGEAEALEQHMGLGADAMAEQAVAEGME, encoded by the exons ATGGCGGCCGTGGGGACGATGGCGGCCATGGGCCCGCTGCCCGCCATGGGCGCGCTGCCGCCTCTGCCCACGCTCGGCGTGCCCGGCGTGCCCGAGCTGAAGCCGCTCACGCGGTACGAGGCGATGCGGCTCGGCCCGGGCTGGAGCCACTCGTGCCACGCCATGCTGTACGCGCCCAACCCGGGCATGCTGTTCGGCCGCATCCCGCTGCGCTACGCCGTGCTG ATGCAGATGCGATTTGACGGACTGCTGGGCTTTCCCGGGGGGTTCGTGGATCGCCGTTACTGGTCCCTGGAGGACGGTCTGAATCGGGTGCTGGGCTTGGGTTTAGGCTGTGTGCGCCTGACGGAAGCTGACTATCTGTGCTCGCACCTGACAGAGGGGCCACATCGCGTGGTGGCACACTTCTACGCCAGGCAGCTcaccctggaggagctgcacaCCATCGAGATCAGCGCGGTGCATTCCCGAGACCACGGGATGGAG GTGATGGGCATGGTCCGTGTCCCCCTCTACACCCAGAAGGATCGCATGGGCGGGCTGCCCAACTTCCTGGCCAACTCCTTCGTAGGAACCGCCAAGTTCCAGCTCCTGTTTGCCCTGAAGATCCTGAACATGGTGCCGGAGGAGAAGCTGGCCGAGGCGGTGGCTGCCACGCAGAGGCCGAAGAAGGCGGCCATCGACCACGGCGGAGGGGCAGCAGGACACCACCACAGGGCGGGCAACGAGCTGGCTAGAGCGGGCaatgagctgggggagagggcaGAGCACCCGGGCTTGGTGCACGCGGGGGCCGAGCAGCACCTGGTGGGGCTGGAgggccagggcctgggggaggCCGAGGCGCTGGAGCAGCACATGGGGCTGGGCGCTGatgccatggcagagcaggcGGTGGCTGAAGGGATGGAGTGA
- the NUDT16L1 gene encoding tudor-interacting repair regulator protein isoform X2 — translation MAAVGTMAAMGPLPAMGALPPLPTLGVPGVPELKPLTRYEAMRLGPGWSHSCHAMLYAPNPGMLFGRIPLRYAVLVMGMVRVPLYTQKDRMGGLPNFLANSFVGTAKFQLLFALKILNMVPEEKLAEAVAATQRPKKAAIDHGGGAAGHHHRAGNELARAGNELGERAEHPGLVHAGAEQHLVGLEGQGLGEAEALEQHMGLGADAMAEQAVAEGME, via the exons ATGGCGGCCGTGGGGACGATGGCGGCCATGGGCCCGCTGCCCGCCATGGGCGCGCTGCCGCCTCTGCCCACGCTCGGCGTGCCCGGCGTGCCCGAGCTGAAGCCGCTCACGCGGTACGAGGCGATGCGGCTCGGCCCGGGCTGGAGCCACTCGTGCCACGCCATGCTGTACGCGCCCAACCCGGGCATGCTGTTCGGCCGCATCCCGCTGCGCTACGCCGTGCTG GTGATGGGCATGGTCCGTGTCCCCCTCTACACCCAGAAGGATCGCATGGGCGGGCTGCCCAACTTCCTGGCCAACTCCTTCGTAGGAACCGCCAAGTTCCAGCTCCTGTTTGCCCTGAAGATCCTGAACATGGTGCCGGAGGAGAAGCTGGCCGAGGCGGTGGCTGCCACGCAGAGGCCGAAGAAGGCGGCCATCGACCACGGCGGAGGGGCAGCAGGACACCACCACAGGGCGGGCAACGAGCTGGCTAGAGCGGGCaatgagctgggggagagggcaGAGCACCCGGGCTTGGTGCACGCGGGGGCCGAGCAGCACCTGGTGGGGCTGGAgggccagggcctgggggaggCCGAGGCGCTGGAGCAGCACATGGGGCTGGGCGCTGatgccatggcagagcaggcGGTGGCTGAAGGGATGGAGTGA